The segment ACGTACGTCGCTAACGTCCGCCCCGACACCGCCACCCCGCCCGAATACCACTGGTAGCTGAATTCCAGCTCCTCCGGCCCGTCCCCATCCGTTATCCCCGTCGTGTCCACCGTCAACCTCTGCCCCAATGCCACCGTACCCCCTATTACAGGTAACCCCGCCGGTGCCCGGTTCTCTACCTCGATCACCAATGCCGTTTCGTTGCTTGTCGCCGTGTTCGAATGCCCCTCCTCGTCCGTGTATCGCCCCTCCACCGTCAGCCTCTTCCCCACGTCTCCGGACATCACCGTGTACGTCGATGCCGTCGCCGTCGATATCGCCTCCCCCGCCGCGAACCACTGGAAAGTGAAGTCCAACGCAAACCCGAAATCAGTATGACTATCCCTGTCAAATACCTCGCCCGTATACGCCGTCAGCGTCTGCCCGACCTCCGCCCGTCCTCGAATCTCGATACTACCCGAAGGGGGGAAATTCGACGGCGCCACCGGCAGCGTCCCAGCCGACCTCAGCGTCGTGTGGTTTCCCTTCGCGTCCGTGTAGCTCACTTCAACCACGAGCGACTTTCCGGCGTCTTCTTCCCGCACCGTATAGGTGGACACCGTTGCCGTCGATATCGCGATTCCATCCGCCAGCCACTGGTACTCGAACTCCAACACCGCGGGCCCATCCGGATCCGATATCCTGGTCGTGTCCACCGTCAACGTCTCGCCCACGACATCGTATCTGCCGCCCTCGATGTAATCCTTGCCCTCCACGTACACGAGAAGGCTGATCTCGATCTCCGGCCTGCCCACCGGCTCCTGACTCACCGGCACCACCACCGGCGTCCCCGCGCTCCGCAGCGTCATCTCGTTCTGCGCGCCATCGGTGTACTCGACCTCCACCGTCAGGCTCTTCCCCACGTCTCCCGCCATCACGGTGTACGTCGACGCCGTCGCCGTCGATATCGCCGTGCCATCCGCCAACCACTGATACTCGAACTCCAACACCGTGGGGCCATCCGGATCCCATATCCCGGACGTGTCCGCCTTCAACGTCCGGCCGACCTCCGCCAGCCCATCGATCTCCGGAAATCCCACCGAGTCCACGCCCGACTCCGCCACCGCCGCCGTGGTAAGCGAGTCATGATGGTTGGGGTCAAACCCGTCCCTGAAGTGGGTCGTGACTCGAACCCTGATCCCCTTGTGCCGATCATTCCGCCTGATCGGGTAAGTCGGCGCCGTCGCCCCCTCCACCGCAAGATCGTCCACGAACCACTGGTAGTCAGTGCGGACCACATAGCCATAGTCGATCTCGGGGACAGTAAAATCAGCGGTCAGGACTTCGCCCACCCGCACGTCGCCGGTGATCACTGCGTAGCGGTCGAGTCCCGGCCCGGTATCGTCCGTGCAGATGACGCCGATGGCGTCACTGCCGTCGCATCGATTCAACGCCGTATACGAACATTCGGACAGGGTGTTCTCCGTGCCCGAGCAGTCCAGCTCCTCTATGGCCGGATCCAGGCCAGAAGGAGGAACCGCATTTGGAGGTCGGTATCCCCCTCCCCCGCGCCCCAACTGGCGACACGCGACCTGTGCCGCCAGTTCTGCCTCCTGCCTGAATCGACTGCCGGAATAGCCGCACACATAGCCCCATTCGCCATCCAGGAAGAAGAGCAGGAACGCCCCGCTTATGCGAACGTCGCCCTCGTTTGGCATGTCGTTGGGTACCGCCGCCGTCGCCGCGCTCGTCAGCGTCTCCACAGTGCCCAGGTCGTCCGTGAAAACCACCCGCACCGTCAGGCTACGGCCCGCGTCCGATGCCTTCACCAGATACGCCGTGCCCGTCTCCCCCTCCAGCACCGAGCCGTCCGCCAGCCACTGATACAAGAATTGTCTATCGGTGAATCCGTCGGCGTCCCCGATGTCCGTCGTGTCCGCCCTCAGCGTATATCCCACTCGGACCGTCCCCGAGATGGCCGGCACCCCGGTGGGTGCCTGGTTCTGCACACCCGCCTCACGCACGGGCCCCCTCGCCACGCTCGTCAGGGCTTCCACTATGCCGGCCCCGTCCGTGAACGTTACCCTCAGCGTGATCCGCTTCCCCTGCTCCGCCGCCGTCAGCGTGTAGGTCGCACTCATCGCGTTCGCGATGGGCACGTCGTCCGCTAGCCACTGGTACAGGAAGGTCATCCGGTCCAGCCCGTCGCGATCGTCAATCTCCCCGGTGATCGCCCTCAACGTCTGGCCCACCTGGACAAAACCGCCGATCGCCGGCCGCCCGGTGGGCGGCGAACCCCGCATCACCGGTCCGGTCGGTGCGCTGGTGATCGTCTCGGCGGAGCCGCCGTCGTCCGCGAAGCTCACCCGCACGCTGAAGCGCTTTCCCAGATCCGACTCCGTCAGCGTGTGAGTGCGGCCCGTTGCTCCCGATACCGCCGTGTTGTCCGCCAGCCACTGGAACTTGAACCGCACCTGGCTCAGGCCGTCGGCATCCGACACGCCATCCGTCACCGCGGTCAGTATACCCGCCGGCCGCAACGCCCCCCTGACGGTCACCGTTCCCGTGGCCGGTTGGTTCTGTGTCCCCGCCGCGCGCACCGGCCCAACCTGCCGGCTCGCAAGCACCTCGCTGTCACCCGCTCCATCGGTGAAGCTCACACGCACACCGATGCGCTTGTTCAGTTCGTTGGCCGTGAGCGTGTACGTCGAGCTTGTCGCACCCGCAATCGCCGCTGCGTCCGCCAACCACACGTAGGAGAGACTCGTCGCGTCGATTCCGTCCGGCTCGACGATCCCCGTCGTCGTCGCGGTCAGGGTATCGCCTACGCGGGCGTGCCCGGTGACCTCGGGCTCCCCGGTGGCCGCGACACGGTGCCGCACCGGCCCACTCCCTGCCGGGATCGTGACATACTCTCGTTCGCCATCGCTGTCGGTGAAGGTGAATCGCGACTTGATGCGCTTGCCGGCGTGCGCACCGGTCAGTTGAATGCTCGTACCCTGCGCTCCGGCGATGGGAAGGTCGTCCGCGAGCCACGAATAGTGGTCCGCCCTGCCACGCACAGCCTCGAAATTACCCAAGCCATCGGGATCGTGGACAGTCAGAATCTCAACGGAGAGGTGGTCCCCCACCCGCACGTCGCTACGCGAGGTCTGTGCCATCGCGGCCGTGAGGATGTTCAAGTTGTGCTGGCTTGTGGGACGCTGGTTGGCCACCCCGCGCGCGAGCACGGCTACCGTTCGGTCGCTCCACACCTCCTCGAAGTTCAACTCGTTGTCCAGAAACGCCACCTGCACCCTCAGATGCTTGCCCAGTTGCGCCTGCGATATGGTGTAAGTCCGGCTGGTCGCTCCCGTGATTATCCCGTCGGGGCCGTCCTCACTCGCAGCCGCGTACCACTGGTAGTTGAGTGGGTTCATGCCGTCAGGATCCCGCACCGAGGATGCGTTCGCCGTCATGATATTGCCCACCTTCGGGCTGCCGCTGATCAACACACTGCCTTCCGCGGGTGAGTTGAGAGGTGCCGCCACCGGCCCGGCAACCTTCTCCTTTTGTGCCCACCCGGTCTCCGGCCAGACCAGCAGCGCCGCCAAGGCCAGCAACACGGCCACGCACACCCGTGCGACCTCCGGACCCTCACTTTCGCGAATTACCCTTGCCACCGAGTTATCCCTCCGCAACGCCGCCGACGGGCATCGACCCCCGGACCCCGCTTCTTCCCGTTACGCCACGACGTCACCCCCTCAGAAGTTCCAGCGGGCGTTCATCACGACACGGCGGTCCACCGGGCGCGCGCCGCCCGCCTGGCTCCTCCGCTCGCCATAGAGTTCCAGGCCCAGCGTCGAGCGGCCCAGCCGCCAGCGCCCGATCTCGGCGCCAAGACGCAATCGGCGCGGGTCTCCCGCATGCAGGTCCATCTCGCCGAACGGCGTCAGCACACCGCGCAGACCCGGCAGGTCCACGCCGTAGCCGACCCGCGCCGCCATCGACAGGGCGTTCTCCGTGTCGCTCCCCAGCAGCGCGTCGGGCCCTCCGGTGTTGTTCCACAGCGCGTCCATGCCGCTCGACGCCTTGCCGTAGGTGGGCACCAGCTTGAACTGGAGGCCGCGTCCGGCCGCGCCCGGATCGAGGGTCACCGCGACGCTCGCCCCCCACTGATCGAATTCGTTCTCACCGTTGGTGAGCAGAAACCGTCCCCGCGCCACCACGCTCAGCCCACCGGGATGGGTGTAGCCCACGCTCGCCCCCAGCTCGGTGCCCACCCCCGTCTCGGCGTCGCCGTCGTCCACCCGCACGCCGACCTCGACGCCGCCCGCCAGGCGCGCCCCGCCACCCAGCGCCATGCTCGTGCGGCCATCCAGGGCCAGCCGCAGCCGTGACGCCTCGGCCTCCGTCTCCGGCAGGTCCTCGCGGCCGTCCGCATCGATGCGCACCTGGAAGGCGTCCGCCTTGAGGGCCAGGTCGACGCCACGCAGGGACAGCAGCTCGCCGCGCGTTCCTGCCGCGGCCATGAACATCTTGAGGTCGGTCTCGACCGGGCCGCTGTCGTCGACCAACGACGCCCCGCCCTGGCCCGTGCCTATGGTGCCCCACACGTCGAGGAGCCGGCTGGGGGACCAGTTCAGATAGGGATGGACGCTATTGAGGTCCATTTCAACGTCGCCGGCCCCGACACCAAGAACGTCGTACTCCACCGTACCTTGCCGGCTGCTCGCGGCCACGCCCACGAGCAGGCTGCGCGCCAAGCGGTAGTCGACGCCCAGGTGGGCCGCGAACACCTCGCCGTCCATGGAGAAGTCGTCGTCGAAGCGCCCGTCGAAACCGCCCATGTCGCCCCGGCCCCACAGCGTCCACTGGCCGCCCCTGCCGGACGCGCCGCGGTCGTTCTGGTTCAGAACCAGTTGGAAGGCGCTCCGGGTCATCAGCTCCCGCTCGCCGGGCAGCTCGATGACCCGGTGACCTTCGGAGGTGGCCACCCGCTGCACGTCACGGGCCAGTGCCGTCGCGTTGTCGAAGTCCACGCCCAGCCACTTCACCGCGCCGCCGACCCAGCCCATCACGCCGGGTTCGCCGCCGTAGCCGGAGTCCACCGGATCGACGGAACGGCCGGCGAGGTTCACGAAGGAACCGGCGCGACCGCGCGCCTCCGCGCGCTCACCGATCATGTCCACCACGTCGTCCCCCAGCACCCGCCCGAAGCCCGCCAGCCCGAACTTCATGGCGCGGGCGCGCCCGTCGAGGTCCACTTCGACGATGGTCGTGCGCACGCTACGGGCCGCCGGGTTGACCGAAACCTCACCGCCGCCGCCCGTCACCCCGGCGATCTCCACCACCAGAAGCTGTCCTCCTTCACCACTGCCGTCGTCGAGCACGTCGACCTGGAAACTCGCCCGGGTTTGGCCCGCGGGCACCGTGACGGCTTCGGGGAGGTCGTCGAAATCCCGTGCGTCCGCCGTGGAACCCATCCCCACGGCCAGCGCGACGGTCACGTCCGCGGTGCTGACGCCGCCGTCCACGCTCACGGTGTAGTTGGCCGTCCGGCCCTTGCTCACCCGTGCCGGCCCGGACAGCGACACCATCAGCGGGTCGCTCGCCGTGATGGTCAGGTCGGCGGCGCGCGAGGCTTCCGGGCCCAACTCCGCCGGCTCGTTGGCGTCGTCGCTCGACGCCACTTCCATCAGCATCACGCGGAAGGTCTCGTCCGGCTCCGCCAACTTATCGTCGGCCACCGTTACCCGGATGGTGCCCGAGCTCTGGCCCGCGCGGATAGTGACGCTGCCGCCGGTGCCGTCGCTGTAGTCCGCCGCCGAAGCCGTGCCCGGAATGAGCCGGTAGGCCACGGTCAGCACCGCGGCTTCGGGCACGGGATGCACCCTCACCGGAATCGACACCGCGCCGCCCTCTTCCACCGACGCGGCGGACGGCGTGCCCAGCATGACCACCAGGGCCTCGCCGCTGTCGTTGTCGAGCAGCATCACGGTCGCGCTCGCCGTGGCGCCCGCGGTGACTCCCTCCGGCAACGCGCCGAAGCTTAGCACCAGACTCTCGCCGCGGTCGCGGTCGTCCTCTTCCACCGCGGTGACCGCGAAGCTCGTCTCGATTTCGTCCGGGCCGAAGGTCACCGACGCCGGCACGCCGAGGTAGTCCCCGGCCGAGGCTCCGTCCCGCTCCTCCACCGTGATGGGGATGGTCAACTCGCGCTCCGGCGCGCCGCTCAGGGACACCGTCACCATGAACGCCTCGCCTCCCTCCATGGCGGCGTAGTCGGTCCGGTCGAAGGTGACGGTCACCCGCGGATCGTCGTCGTCGTTGAGGGTCACCGTGGCGGTGCCGTCAGCCCCCGCGCTTACCCCGTCCGGGAGCGCGCCGAAGGACAACGTCAGGACGACGGACTCGGGGTTCGCGTCCGCGTCGTCGTCGGCGGCCGTCACCGTCAACGACCGGCCGGTCTGCTCCGGCCCGAAGGTCAGGGACTCGGCGGACAGTCGGTACAGGTCCGCGCTCGCGCCCTCGGCCCGGATCGGGATCGTGACTTCTCGACCCGGCTCCGTGTCGAGGTTCACGGTTATCTGGATGCTCTCGCCCTCGGACGCGTCATGGCTCGCCGTGGCGAACGTCGCGGTCACCGGTGTCACCTCCACGGGACAGCCGGACGCGGGGCAGATGGTGTAGGCGATGGAGTTGCCGGCAGCGACGCGCTCGGTGGCGCGGTTGTGCATGGGAGCCACCGAGATCGGCTCCGCCGCGGAAGAGATCCCGCCGACACTCAAGGTGAGGGTACCTTCGGCGTCGGCAGCCAGGTCTCCCAGGGGCACTTCGAGCACGCCCAGGGAGATCCGACAACTCATGGCGTCCCCGGACGGAACACACCACGCACCACGTCGGTCGCCCGTGCCGGCGAAGTCGAGCCAAAGGAAGAGCCAGGAATCGTCGGTCCCGGAGCCGGGGTTGGGCGGCCCTGCATCAGCGTCGAAGCTGGGGTTAAACTCGAAGTTCGTCCGGCCGCTCGTCGTCCATCCGTCGCCATTGTTGAGGTGCTCCATCATCCCGCCAATGGCTGCGGCGATCGCAGCGTCGTCACTCGAGAAGTGGATGGCCCCACTGAGGCCTTCGAACCCGAGGGCGGAGTCGTCGATTGGTGCGACGCCGTCCGTCGTCACGTTCATGTACAGACCCACGCGCAAGCTCTCTCGCGTTACCTTGGCTTCGCCTTCGGGCAACGCGGCGCCGGCTGCGTCAAGGCGGCGGATCTCCGGGGCAAAGGTCCACGTGGCGGCATGCACCGAGGCCATGGAGACCGTCGCCAAGCATGCCAGCATCAGGGTCAACATCCAGATCCGTCGTTTCATTGAAGCATCCCTTCAGGTGTTGTAGCCGCCGCCGAGGTCGGCCCGCGGGAAACGAATCCCGCATTGCGCCCCCGCGGGCAGGCGCACCATCACTCGGTTCTTGAGCAAGTCAAGACAGTTTGCGACGTTTTTCCATTCAATAACAAAAGTGTCGCAAAACTAGGACAATTGCCAGTTATAGTCAAGTTTATCTGCCCTAATATCCATCAATATCCATACGGAAACACCGGCGGCGTACGCAAGCCGCCGGCCGGGTGGCGAGGGCGAAGTCACGGACGGGAAGGAGCCGGCGGAGAGGGGTCGCCGAGGTTCAAGCGAGGGTGTCGTGCGTGGGGATCGGAGTGCGCCGACGCGCCGCGGGCGGCAGGGAGAAGGTGCTCGCGGCGCGCTTCATGGCGCGTGTGGAACCGAAGGGTCCCGGCGCGGAGCGTCGGGCCTATTGCGCCGCCTGCTTGCGGCGGGCGGTACTGGTGACCACGGGTTCCATCGGGACATCCCCGTGGGGTCCCTTGTTGCCGGTCTTGACGCCGGCGATCCGGTCGACCACGTCCATTCCCTCTACCACGCGGCCGAACACCGCGTAACCGAAGTCGCGGGTGCCGTGGTCAAGGAAATCGTTGTCCTTCAGGTTGATGAAGAACTGGGACGTGGCGCTGTTGATGTCCGAGGTGCGCGCCATGGAGAGGGTGCCACGGGCGTTCTTGACGCCGTTGTCCGCTTCGTTCTTGATGGGGGCCCGGGTCGGTTTCTGGTTCATGTCCGCGGTGAAGCCGCCGCCCTGTATCACGAAGCCCGGGATGACCCGGTGGAAGATCGTGCCGTCAAAGTACCCGGCATCGACGTAGTCGAGGAAGTTCTGCGCCGTGACCGGCGCTTCCTCGGAAAAGAGCTCAATGGTAATGTCGCCCATCGTCGTCGAAAAAACTACCACGGGTCTGTCCCCTCCTTGCGCGGTTGGACCGAGCGCCACAACGCCCAGACACACCAGAATAGCTGCCACAGCATGCCGAAAAGTTAACGGAAACCGTCTCACCAACCTTCCTCCTCAAGTCCGGGGCTCCGGAGCCCCAAGCTCGGCGCCGGCGCGATCGAGTATCCACTCCACGACCCTGGGCTTGCCCAGGATCACGTCGAAACGGCGTTCGCGCCAATCCACGCCGTCCCGCTGGAAGCAGACGAAACGACCGCCTGCCTCCTCCATCAGAACCTGGCTGGCCATGGTATCCCACAGGCGCAGGTCGAAGTCGACCATGGCGCCCACGGAGCCCTCGAGAGCGAGGGCGTGGCCGAAGCAGTCGGTATAGGTGCGCACCGCGGGGTGCGCCCGCATCAGCGCGTCGAACACACCGGCCCGGCCGGCGTTGACGAACTGCTGGCGGTCGCCGATGCCGAGGATCTCGCCGTCCATGTCGGCCCCGTCCGCCAGGTCCTCGAGCGCCAGTGCGCGGCCGTTGCAGCGCGCCCCCAGGCCCTTTCCGGCGCTATAGGTGCGGTCCAGGCCCGGCAGGTCGATGATTCCGAGGATCGGCTCGTCGCCGTGCAGCAGCGCCAGCAGCGTGCCGTAGAGCGGCACCCCGTGGCGAAAGCTCCGGGTGCCGTCGATAGGATCGATGACCCAGGTGAGCGCGCAACCGCCCCGGGTTTCGGGCAATTCCTCGCCGACAATGCGGTGGCCGGGAAAGCGCGCCGTCAGCAGGGCGCGGGCCTTCTCCTCCACGGCGAAGTCCACGTCCGTCACAAAGGTGCCGTCGCTCTTGGTCCCGTGCGTGAAGCCGCGCTCCCGCGCGGCCGCGATGAGCTCCCGTGTCCGGCGCACGATGTCGCGAGCCTCGGCCAGCATCTCGCGCAACTCCGCCGGCGCCGGCGCCGCGCTCACCGCGAGCTCCTCCTCGCGCACCTCCGCCTAGTCTGACCAGAACCCATCGATCGAGTATACACGCTGGCCGTGGGACAGTGAAACGAGGGAAGCGGGGGACCGCTGTGGACGGCCGGCAGCGAGGCTGTTAGGGTGACCGTACCAACGGGGAGGTTCCCTATGAAGCATGCGATCCATGCCATGACCGTGGGCATCGCGGAAAACTGGCGCCGCTCGGGCATCATGCCGTGCATCCGTAGCGACGCGGAGCGCGACGAGCCGGTGCCCTACATCATCTGGTGCATCGAGACCCCGGACGGCCCGGTGGTGGTGGACACTGCTTATCATCCGGACTACGTCACCGCGGAGTGGGCCCAGGGGAACCAGTTCCGCGAGCCCGCGCAACTGCTTGGCGAGTTGGGGATGCGCCCGGAGGATGTGGGCACCGTCATCGTAACGCACTTCCACGTGGACCACTTCACCGGATTCGACTTCTTCCCCAAGGCGAACTTCGTCATTCAGAACGACGAGTACGAATTCTGGACCGGCCCGATGATGCGCTTTGACTACCTCAACAACCTGGTGCGTCCCAAGGTGCGCCCGGCGCTGCAGCGGCTGGTGGACGACGGCCGCGTCACCCTGGTGGACGGAGATCATGAGATCGCCCCCGGAGTGGAGTTGCTGAAGGCCGGCGGACACACGCCCGGCTCCCAGATGGTTGCCGTGGACACGGCCGCCGGCAAGGCCGTGCTGTGCGGCGATATCGCCTACACCTACCGGAACCTGCGCGAGTGCATCCCGGTGGGCTGGTACTTCAACCTGCCCGACTCGGTGCTGGCACTGGACCGCGCGCTCCGGACCGCGTCGCGCCCGGACCTGTCGTTTCCCAACCACGACCCCGCGATCATGCAGGGCAAGCGGGTGATCCGGGTGGTGTGAGCAGGATGGCGCGACGAGTGGAACACGCCGGACGCCGAGGCGAGGGACAAGCGCGTGGCGGCCGCAGCCTTGCCGGTGCGGGCGAGGGTAACGCATGACCGGCATGGACCTGAATCGCGCACTGACAACGGCGCGGGAGGCGGCGGAACGGGCCGGGGACAAGCTCCTCTTCTACTACGCCTCCAACTACGACATCGGCCACAAGAGGGGCGGCTCCCCGGTCACCACCGCGGACATCGAGGCCAACCAGGTGCTGCACGACGCTTTGCTGGGGGCCTTTCCCGAGACCGGCTGGCTGTCGGAGGAGTCGGCCGAC is part of the Deltaproteobacteria bacterium genome and harbors:
- a CDS encoding N-acyl homoserine lactonase family protein: MKHAIHAMTVGIAENWRRSGIMPCIRSDAERDEPVPYIIWCIETPDGPVVVDTAYHPDYVTAEWAQGNQFREPAQLLGELGMRPEDVGTVIVTHFHVDHFTGFDFFPKANFVIQNDEYEFWTGPMMRFDYLNNLVRPKVRPALQRLVDDGRVTLVDGDHEIAPGVELLKAGGHTPGSQMVAVDTAAGKAVLCGDIAYTYRNLRECIPVGWYFNLPDSVLALDRALRTASRPDLSFPNHDPAIMQGKRVIRVV
- a CDS encoding peptidylprolyl isomerase produces the protein MVCLGVVALGPTAQGGDRPVVVFSTTMGDITIELFSEEAPVTAQNFLDYVDAGYFDGTIFHRVIPGFVIQGGGFTADMNQKPTRAPIKNEADNGVKNARGTLSMARTSDINSATSQFFINLKDNDFLDHGTRDFGYAVFGRVVEGMDVVDRIAGVKTGNKGPHGDVPMEPVVTSTARRKQAAQ
- a CDS encoding inositol monophosphatase — its product is MSAAPAPAELREMLAEARDIVRRTRELIAAARERGFTHGTKSDGTFVTDVDFAVEEKARALLTARFPGHRIVGEELPETRGGCALTWVIDPIDGTRSFRHGVPLYGTLLALLHGDEPILGIIDLPGLDRTYSAGKGLGARCNGRALALEDLADGADMDGEILGIGDRQQFVNAGRAGVFDALMRAHPAVRTYTDCFGHALALEGSVGAMVDFDLRLWDTMASQVLMEEAGGRFVCFQRDGVDWRERRFDVILGKPRVVEWILDRAGAELGAPEPRT